The proteins below come from a single Rhodohalobacter sp. SW132 genomic window:
- a CDS encoding DUF1684 domain-containing protein: MNRFTLIPLLTVLTLLLIGCNQQELGPEPIPDDYDQVFQDWQEHRIEVLTDTTGWLRLLDLAWLDEGQNSFGSGDDRDVRFPENSIAEHAGTFTLQNGEVWMDVASGVEIVHREEPVDSLMMLSYDTEERIHAHHGELTWFIDSRGDQRGVKIFSMDTPAADQFEGFPRYDVQEEWHLRGRFVHHPEETEVEVVNVLGETSGRSSPGRVEFRAGDQKYSIDAFEASSGLFLMFTDLTNQDETYQAGRYMIVDFPDDDGFITLDFNKAYNPPCAFNKFTTCQLPPPQNRLDLAIPAGEKRPVDFEGI, from the coding sequence ATGAATAGATTTACACTTATTCCACTTCTTACGGTATTAACCCTCCTTTTGATTGGCTGCAATCAGCAGGAACTTGGCCCTGAACCGATACCCGATGATTACGATCAGGTTTTTCAGGATTGGCAGGAGCACAGAATTGAGGTTCTCACCGATACCACCGGCTGGCTGCGTCTGCTCGATCTGGCCTGGCTGGATGAGGGCCAGAATAGTTTTGGGAGCGGAGACGATCGGGATGTGCGGTTTCCGGAAAACTCCATTGCCGAACATGCCGGTACATTTACTCTGCAAAATGGCGAAGTGTGGATGGATGTTGCTTCAGGTGTGGAAATCGTTCACCGCGAAGAGCCAGTCGATTCCCTGATGATGTTATCATACGATACTGAAGAAAGAATTCACGCACATCATGGCGAGCTGACCTGGTTTATCGACAGCCGCGGAGATCAGCGAGGAGTGAAAATTTTCAGTATGGACACACCTGCTGCAGATCAGTTTGAGGGTTTTCCACGATATGATGTGCAGGAGGAGTGGCATCTGCGCGGTCGATTTGTGCACCATCCGGAAGAGACGGAGGTTGAGGTTGTTAATGTTTTGGGTGAAACCTCAGGCCGCAGCTCACCGGGGCGGGTTGAATTTCGGGCAGGCGATCAGAAGTATTCCATCGATGCATTTGAAGCTTCCAGCGGTCTTTTTCTGATGTTTACCGATCTGACCAATCAGGATGAAACCTATCAGGCCGGGAGATACATGATCGTGGATTTTCCTGATGATGACGGGTTCATTACACTCGATTTTAATAAGGCGTATAATCCGCCGTGTGCATTCAATAAATTTACAAC